The following coding sequences lie in one Sphingobium sp. KCTC 72723 genomic window:
- a CDS encoding MFS transporter, translating to MTAHIAPPTQRDRLKAIIGGSTGNLVEWYDWYAYAAFTLYFAPHFFPSQDRTAQLLNAAGIFAVGFLMRPIGAWLMGVYADRNGRKSGLTLSVALMCAGSLLIAVTPGYETIGVAAPLLLVLARLMQGLSIGGEYGASATYLSEMAGKSRRGFFSSFQYVTLIAGQLVAICVLLTLQAVLSEAQLDAWGWRIPFFIGGALAVVVFWLRRGLAETQSFAVAKAAGAPKSGFVELITRHPRETVTVMLLTAGGTIAFYAYSIYMQKFLVNTSGLSRQTASQINAVTLFLFMLLQPVAGALSDRIGRKPLMIGFGVMGVLCTYPIFATLAVTKDPLVAGLLVMVGLVIVTGYTSINAVVKAELFPAHIRALGVALPYALANTLFGGTAEFVALWFKQAGMEQVFYIYVTVMIAISLTVYVRMRDTAKHSMIEED from the coding sequence ATGACCGCACACATCGCTCCACCGACCCAGCGCGATCGGTTGAAAGCCATTATCGGCGGGTCCACCGGCAATCTGGTCGAATGGTATGACTGGTATGCCTATGCCGCCTTCACTCTCTATTTCGCGCCGCATTTCTTCCCCAGTCAGGATCGCACGGCCCAATTGCTGAACGCGGCGGGCATTTTTGCGGTCGGATTTCTGATGCGGCCGATAGGTGCCTGGTTGATGGGCGTCTATGCCGACCGGAACGGACGCAAGAGCGGGCTGACGCTGTCGGTGGCGCTGATGTGCGCCGGGTCGCTGCTGATTGCGGTGACGCCGGGATATGAAACGATCGGCGTCGCCGCACCGCTGCTGCTGGTGCTGGCGCGCTTGATGCAGGGGCTGTCGATCGGCGGCGAATATGGCGCAAGCGCCACCTATCTGTCGGAAATGGCGGGCAAGAGCCGCCGGGGTTTCTTCTCCAGTTTTCAATATGTCACGCTGATCGCCGGGCAATTGGTGGCCATCTGCGTGCTGTTGACGTTGCAGGCGGTGCTGAGCGAGGCGCAACTGGATGCCTGGGGGTGGCGGATACCCTTCTTCATCGGCGGGGCGCTGGCGGTGGTAGTATTCTGGTTGCGGCGCGGACTGGCGGAAACGCAGAGCTTTGCGGTGGCGAAAGCGGCCGGTGCGCCCAAGTCCGGCTTTGTCGAACTGATCACGAGGCATCCGCGTGAAACGGTAACAGTCATGCTGCTGACCGCTGGCGGCACGATCGCCTTCTATGCTTATTCGATCTACATGCAGAAATTCCTGGTCAACACATCGGGCCTCAGCCGGCAAACTGCGTCGCAAATCAATGCAGTGACGCTGTTCCTGTTCATGCTGTTGCAACCGGTAGCGGGCGCCTTGTCGGACCGGATCGGGCGCAAGCCGCTGATGATCGGCTTCGGCGTGATGGGCGTGCTTTGCACCTATCCGATTTTCGCCACGCTGGCCGTGACGAAAGACCCGCTGGTCGCCGGGCTGCTGGTGATGGTCGGTCTGGTCATCGTGACGGGCTATACGTCGATCAATGCCGTGGTGAAGGCCGAACTGTTTCCCGCGCATATCCGGGCGCTGGGTGTCGCGTTGCCTTATGCGCTCGCCAATACGCTGTTTGGCGGAACGGCGGAATTTGTGGCGCTGTGGTTCAAGCAGGCGGGCATGGAGCAGGTATTCTATATTTATGTCACGGTGATGATCGCCATATCGCTGACCGTCTATGTACGGATGCGCGATACCGCAAAGCACAGCATGATCGAGGAAGATTGA